A window of Natrinema versiforme contains these coding sequences:
- a CDS encoding undecaprenyl diphosphate synthase family protein, with protein sequence MGLYERYLALRIRRHEADPPDHVALVITERDLLERGAYETLTDFFEWAVEYASQITVYVSVLDAAAVPALQRELETIDAPRPVAVRGPEDKARADAPIRIGIGLGGKHEFTSAVRTLAERVDDGDLEPDEIDDERVEDHLVFPSEPDLVIKTGAERLSDFMIWQSVYSELYFTDVNWRDFRKRDFLRAVREYCNRSRRFGR encoded by the coding sequence GTGGGACTGTACGAACGGTATCTGGCCCTCCGGATCCGCCGCCACGAGGCCGACCCGCCCGACCACGTCGCGCTCGTGATCACCGAACGCGACCTGTTAGAGCGGGGTGCCTACGAGACGCTCACCGACTTCTTCGAGTGGGCGGTCGAGTACGCCTCGCAAATTACGGTCTACGTGAGCGTCCTCGACGCGGCGGCGGTGCCGGCCCTGCAGCGCGAACTCGAGACTATCGATGCGCCGCGACCGGTCGCCGTCCGCGGCCCGGAGGACAAGGCACGGGCCGACGCGCCGATCCGGATCGGGATCGGGCTCGGCGGCAAACACGAGTTCACCAGCGCGGTCCGAACCCTCGCCGAGCGCGTCGACGACGGCGACCTCGAGCCCGACGAGATCGACGACGAGCGCGTCGAGGACCACCTCGTCTTTCCGTCGGAGCCGGATCTGGTGATCAAGACCGGTGCGGAGCGGCTCTCGGATTTCATGATCTGGCAGTCGGTCTACTCGGAGCTGTACTTCACGGACGTGAACTGGCGGGACTTCCGCAAGCGGGACTTTCTGCGGGCGGTCCGCGAGTACTGCAACCGGTCGCGGCGCTTCGGTCGCTAA